Proteins encoded in a region of the Sphingomonas sp. HMP9 genome:
- a CDS encoding IlvD/Edd family dehydratase, with translation MTDMPKLPQPLRSRAWFDNPENIDMTALYLERYLNFGLSLEELRSGKPIIGIAQTGSDLSPCNRHHLVLAERLREGIREAGGIALEFPVHPIQETGKRPTAGLDRNLAYLALVEVLYGYPLDGVVLTIGCDKTTPACLMAAATVNIPAIALSVGPMLNGWHKGERTGSGTIVWKARELLATGAIDDEGFIKLVASSAPSTGYCNTMGTATTMNSLAEALGMQLPGSAAIPAPYRDRQEVAYKTGKRIVDMVAEDLKPSDILTKEAFHNAIVVNSAIGGSTNAPIHLAAIARHIGVDLPIDDWQTHGHKVPLMVNLQPAGEYLGEDYYHAGGVPAVVAELMKQGLIHEDAMTANGKSIGDNCRTATIEDERVIRPFATPLLEDAGFIVLRGNLFDSAIMKTSVISPEFRARYLSNPDDLEAFEGPAVVFDGPEDYHHRIDDPSLGITTDTLLFMRGAGPIGYPGAAEVVNMRPPAYLIREGVHALPCIGDGRQSGTSGSPSILNASPEAAAMGGLALIRTGDRVRIDLGKGSANVLISDEELAERRRALTEAGGYAFPRSQTPWQEIQRATVGQMETGAILEGAEKYQRIAQTMGLPRDNH, from the coding sequence ATGACCGACATGCCCAAGCTCCCCCAGCCGCTCAGAAGCCGCGCGTGGTTCGACAACCCCGAGAACATCGACATGACCGCGCTCTATCTCGAGCGCTATCTGAACTTCGGGCTGAGCCTGGAGGAACTGCGCTCGGGCAAGCCGATCATCGGTATCGCGCAGACTGGGAGCGACCTGAGTCCCTGCAATCGCCACCACCTCGTGCTCGCCGAACGGCTGCGCGAGGGCATCCGCGAGGCAGGCGGCATCGCGCTCGAATTCCCGGTCCATCCGATCCAGGAAACCGGCAAGCGCCCGACCGCCGGGCTCGACCGCAACCTCGCCTATCTGGCGCTCGTTGAGGTGCTCTACGGCTATCCGCTCGACGGCGTCGTGCTGACGATCGGCTGTGACAAGACGACGCCCGCCTGCCTGATGGCGGCGGCAACCGTCAACATCCCGGCGATCGCGCTGTCGGTCGGGCCGATGCTCAACGGCTGGCATAAGGGCGAACGGACCGGATCGGGCACGATCGTGTGGAAGGCGCGCGAGCTGCTCGCGACCGGCGCGATCGACGACGAGGGCTTCATCAAGCTCGTCGCCTCGTCCGCGCCATCGACCGGCTATTGCAACACGATGGGCACCGCGACGACGATGAACAGCCTGGCTGAGGCGCTCGGCATGCAGCTGCCCGGATCGGCTGCGATCCCCGCGCCGTACCGCGACCGCCAGGAGGTCGCGTACAAGACCGGGAAGCGGATCGTCGACATGGTCGCCGAGGATCTCAAGCCGTCCGACATCCTGACCAAGGAGGCGTTCCACAACGCGATCGTCGTCAATTCGGCGATCGGCGGATCGACCAACGCGCCGATCCATCTCGCCGCGATTGCGCGCCACATCGGCGTCGACCTGCCGATCGACGACTGGCAGACGCACGGCCACAAGGTGCCGCTGATGGTCAACCTGCAGCCCGCCGGCGAATATCTCGGCGAGGATTATTATCATGCGGGCGGCGTCCCCGCGGTCGTGGCCGAGCTGATGAAGCAGGGGCTGATCCACGAAGACGCGATGACCGCCAACGGGAAGAGCATCGGCGACAATTGCCGGACCGCGACGATCGAGGACGAGCGCGTCATCCGCCCGTTCGCGACGCCGTTGTTGGAGGATGCCGGCTTCATCGTGTTGCGCGGCAACCTGTTCGACTCGGCGATCATGAAGACCAGCGTCATTTCGCCGGAGTTCCGTGCGCGCTATCTCAGCAATCCGGACGATCTCGAAGCGTTCGAGGGCCCTGCGGTCGTGTTCGACGGCCCGGAGGATTACCACCACCGGATCGACGATCCGTCGCTCGGCATTACCACCGACACGCTGTTGTTCATGCGTGGCGCGGGGCCGATCGGGTATCCGGGTGCGGCCGAGGTCGTGAACATGCGGCCGCCGGCGTATCTGATCCGCGAAGGCGTCCACGCGCTGCCTTGCATCGGTGACGGGCGCCAGTCGGGGACGTCGGGCTCGCCTTCGATTCTCAACGCCTCGCCCGAAGCGGCGGCGATGGGGGGCCTCGCGCTGATCCGCACCGGCGACCGGGTCCGCATCGATCTCGGCAAGGGTTCGGCCAACGTACTGATCTCCGATGAGGAACTCGCCGAGCGGCGCCGGGCGCTGACCGAAGCGGGTGGCTATGCCTTCCCGCGCTCGCAGACGCCCTGGCAGGAAATCCAGCGTGCCACCGTCGGCCAGATGGAAACCGGCGCGATCCTCGAAGGCGCGGAGAAGTACCAGCGCATCGCCCAGACGATGGGCCTACCGCGCGACAATCACTGA
- a CDS encoding acetyl/propionyl/methylcrotonyl-CoA carboxylase subunit alpha yields MITSLLIANRGEIACRIIRTARALGIRTIAVYSDADATALHVRQADEAVHIGASPARESYLVGDRIIAAARETGAEAIHPGYGFLSENADFAQAVLDAGLIWVGPNPDSIRAMGLKDAAKQRMIAAGVPVTPGYLGEDQSPDRLQAEADAIGYPVLIKAVAGGGGKGMRRVDTATEFADALVSCQREAASSFGNTDVLIEKYILSPRHIEVQVFGDTHGNVVHLFERDCSLQRRHQKVIEEAPAPGIDAATREAICAAAVKAAKAVDYVGAGTIEFIADASEGLLADRIWFMEMNTRLQVEHPVTEEITGQDLVEWQLRVASGEPLPKRQDELAIDGWAMEARLYAENPATGFLPSTGPLDHLELPSMVRIETGVEEGGEVSTFYDPMIAKIVVHDATRISAIRRLRTSCEAVECSPVRTNAWFLARLLSEPAFERGDVTTGFIQDHAEILTAPPEPSDALLEIAADALSISPPLSNGRRSETQFELMDGLPGFRLNAPPQHNIRLSVDGQQVDVAMTMTKTERQDVSWDRPAMLGDDAGRVLAFEGGAFFDIRLPRTDGVTAGAAADGAILSPMPGRIIAVDVAAGDTVTKGQKLVTLEAMKMEHSLTAPFDGTVADLTAIEGGQVTEGTLLVRIEKDN; encoded by the coding sequence ATGATCACGTCGCTCCTGATCGCCAACCGCGGCGAGATTGCCTGCCGCATCATCCGCACCGCGCGGGCACTCGGCATCCGCACGATCGCGGTGTATTCGGACGCCGACGCGACGGCGCTCCACGTCCGCCAGGCCGACGAAGCCGTCCACATCGGCGCCTCCCCGGCGCGCGAGAGCTACCTCGTCGGCGACCGCATCATCGCCGCCGCGCGGGAAACCGGCGCCGAGGCGATCCACCCGGGCTACGGCTTCCTTTCGGAGAATGCCGACTTCGCGCAAGCCGTGCTCGATGCAGGGCTGATCTGGGTCGGCCCCAACCCCGACAGCATCCGCGCGATGGGCCTGAAGGATGCGGCGAAGCAGCGCATGATCGCCGCGGGCGTGCCGGTCACGCCTGGCTATCTCGGCGAAGACCAGTCGCCCGACCGCTTGCAGGCGGAGGCCGACGCGATCGGCTATCCCGTCCTAATCAAGGCAGTCGCGGGTGGCGGCGGCAAGGGCATGCGCCGCGTCGACACCGCTACGGAGTTCGCCGACGCGCTCGTCTCGTGCCAGCGCGAGGCAGCCTCGTCGTTCGGCAACACCGACGTCCTGATCGAGAAATACATCCTCTCGCCCCGTCATATCGAGGTGCAGGTCTTCGGCGACACCCACGGCAACGTCGTCCACCTCTTCGAACGCGACTGCTCGCTCCAGCGCCGCCATCAGAAGGTGATCGAGGAAGCCCCCGCACCCGGCATCGACGCCGCCACCCGCGAAGCAATCTGCGCCGCCGCGGTAAAGGCCGCCAAGGCGGTCGACTATGTCGGCGCCGGCACGATCGAGTTCATCGCCGACGCCAGCGAAGGCCTCCTCGCCGACCGCATCTGGTTCATGGAAATGAACACCCGGTTGCAGGTCGAGCATCCCGTGACCGAGGAGATAACCGGCCAGGACCTCGTCGAATGGCAGCTCCGCGTCGCCAGCGGCGAACCGTTGCCCAAGCGTCAGGACGAACTGGCAATCGATGGCTGGGCGATGGAGGCACGGTTGTATGCCGAAAATCCTGCGACTGGTTTTCTGCCATCGACGGGACCGCTTGATCATCTCGAACTCCCCAGCATGGTCCGTATCGAGACTGGAGTCGAAGAGGGTGGCGAGGTTTCAACTTTTTACGATCCGATGATTGCCAAGATCGTCGTCCACGACGCAACCCGGATTTCCGCCATCCGCCGCCTTCGAACATCGTGCGAAGCTGTGGAATGTAGCCCGGTCCGTACGAACGCGTGGTTCCTCGCGCGACTGCTTTCCGAGCCGGCGTTTGAGCGCGGCGACGTGACAACAGGCTTTATTCAGGACCATGCCGAAATTCTAACCGCGCCGCCCGAGCCGAGTGACGCGCTGCTCGAGATCGCTGCGGATGCGCTGAGCATTTCACCCCCGCTGAGCAACGGTCGCCGCAGCGAAACGCAATTCGAGTTGATGGACGGCCTGCCGGGATTTCGGCTGAATGCGCCGCCGCAGCACAACATTAGGTTGAGTGTCGACGGGCAGCAGGTCGACGTCGCGATGACGATGACGAAAACGGAAAGGCAGGACGTCAGTTGGGATCGCCCGGCGATGCTAGGCGACGACGCTGGGCGTGTTCTAGCGTTCGAAGGCGGCGCTTTCTTTGATATTCGCTTGCCTCGCACCGACGGTGTGACCGCAGGCGCAGCAGCGGACGGTGCGATCCTCTCCCCCATGCCCGGCCGCATCATCGCGGTCGACGTGGCGGCGGGCGATACCGTCACCAAGGGCCAGAAGCTCGTCACGCTCGAGGCGATGAAGATGGAGCATTCGCTGACCGCGCCGTTCGACGGAACGGTCGCCGACCTCACCGCGATCGAGGGCGGGCAGGTGACCGAGGGCACGCTGCTCGTCCGTATCGAGAAGGATAACTGA
- a CDS encoding MaoC family dehydratase, with the protein MAGRYYDDWSIGDRIEHEIRRTVTETDNLLFSTMTHNPQPLHLDIEAAKASEFGRILVNGTFTFALMVGLSVGETTLGTLVANLGYDKLVHPKPVFIGDTMRCETEVTDLKPSKSRPNAGIVTFTHRLINQRDEIVCQCLRTALIERHAVMPQ; encoded by the coding sequence ATGGCAGGCCGCTATTACGACGACTGGAGCATCGGCGACCGGATCGAGCACGAGATCCGCCGCACGGTGACCGAGACCGACAATCTCCTGTTCTCGACGATGACGCACAACCCGCAGCCGCTTCACCTCGATATCGAGGCGGCCAAGGCGAGCGAGTTCGGCCGGATCCTCGTCAACGGCACCTTCACCTTCGCGCTGATGGTCGGGCTGTCGGTCGGCGAGACGACGCTAGGCACGCTCGTCGCGAACCTTGGCTATGACAAGCTGGTGCATCCGAAACCCGTGTTCATCGGCGACACGATGCGCTGCGAGACCGAGGTCACCGACCTCAAGCCCAGCAAGTCGCGCCCGAACGCGGGCATCGTCACGTTTACCCACCGCCTGATCAACCAGCGCGACGAGATCGTCTGCCAATGCCTGCGCACCGCCCTCATCGAGCGGCACGCCGTCATGCCTCAGTGA
- a CDS encoding nuclear transport factor 2 family protein translates to MILLSLLLAAGQITPVQPIVHGTGLPPAPMTEDAGVMVPIDALFAALAARDGQAILAQVRPDGGATVAEERPDGTRTVRRTSWPEFAAALKPGPERYAERLTDPAVDIDGDIAMVWSPYVFTIDGTVAHCGTDHFDMVREAGRWKIANITWSKRTTGCAG, encoded by the coding sequence ATGATCCTGCTGTCCCTTCTGCTCGCCGCCGGCCAGATCACGCCGGTCCAGCCGATCGTCCATGGAACTGGCCTGCCGCCCGCGCCAATGACCGAGGACGCCGGCGTCATGGTCCCGATCGACGCGCTGTTCGCCGCGCTCGCGGCCCGTGACGGCCAGGCGATCCTTGCCCAGGTCCGCCCCGACGGCGGCGCCACCGTCGCCGAAGAACGACCCGACGGCACGCGGACCGTCCGCCGCACGAGCTGGCCCGAGTTCGCCGCCGCGCTGAAACCGGGTCCCGAGCGCTACGCCGAACGCCTGACGGATCCCGCGGTCGACATCGACGGCGACATCGCGATGGTCTGGTCTCCCTATGTCTTCACGATCGACGGCACGGTCGCGCATTGCGGCACCGACCATTTCGACATGGTGCGGGAGGCTGGCCGCTGGAAGATCGCCAACATTACCTGGTCGAAACGCACCACCGGATGCGCGGGCTGA
- the araD1 gene encoding AraD1 family protein: MTGLRLLQHQAADGTRSVIAATDDSANFVWGVNSVRDLAMRAIAVGCDLPTAVRACGTGAAVDIAAELAAGRLVSPIDHVDPAHLIMTGTGLTHLGSAEGRDKMHRAAQAAETLTDSMRMFLDGVAGGKPEAGETGQQPEWFYKGDGSGLVAPDGALTSPAFAQDGGEEPELAGIYLIGPDGTPFRLGICLANEFSDHVTERHNYLWLAHSKLRQAALGPELLTGPIPDHVEGMSRIHRDGALLWEKPFLSGEANMSHTIANLEAHHFKYDLFRRPGDVHVHFFGTATLSFSEGVTTQEGDVFEIEAAPFTLPLRNTLAKASPSPVVVRAL; encoded by the coding sequence ATGACCGGATTGCGGCTTTTGCAGCACCAGGCGGCGGACGGCACACGATCCGTCATCGCCGCTACCGATGACAGCGCGAACTTCGTCTGGGGCGTGAACAGCGTCCGCGATCTGGCGATGCGCGCCATTGCCGTCGGATGCGATCTGCCGACCGCGGTCCGGGCATGCGGAACCGGCGCAGCGGTAGACATCGCGGCTGAACTTGCCGCTGGCCGACTGGTATCGCCGATCGATCACGTCGACCCCGCGCACCTGATCATGACCGGCACGGGCCTCACGCATCTCGGCTCGGCCGAAGGGCGCGACAAGATGCACCGGGCGGCGCAGGCGGCCGAGACGCTCACCGACTCGATGCGAATGTTCCTCGATGGCGTTGCTGGCGGCAAGCCCGAAGCCGGCGAGACCGGGCAGCAGCCCGAATGGTTCTACAAGGGTGACGGGTCGGGTCTGGTCGCGCCGGACGGCGCGCTCACCAGTCCGGCGTTTGCACAGGACGGCGGCGAGGAACCCGAACTTGCCGGCATTTACCTGATCGGTCCGGACGGCACGCCGTTCCGCCTCGGCATTTGCCTTGCCAACGAATTCAGTGACCATGTCACCGAGCGGCACAATTACCTCTGGCTCGCGCATTCGAAGCTGCGTCAGGCGGCGCTCGGTCCCGAACTCCTGACTGGTCCGATCCCCGACCATGTCGAGGGCATGAGCCGCATCCACCGCGACGGCGCGCTGCTCTGGGAAAAGCCGTTCCTGTCGGGTGAGGCGAACATGTCGCACACGATCGCCAACCTCGAGGCGCATCATTTCAAATACGACCTGTTCCGGCGGCCGGGGGACGTCCATGTCCACTTCTTCGGCACGGCAACCTTGTCGTTCAGCGAAGGCGTGACCACGCAGGAGGGCGACGTGTTCGAGATCGAGGCGGCACCGTTCACGCTGCCGCTGCGCAACACGCTGGCCAAGGCGTCTCCGTCGCCCGTCGTCGTCCGCGCGCTGTAA
- a CDS encoding carboxyl transferase domain-containing protein, translating to MTAPVLTSALSPDSETFRANAAHNEELAGRLRCMVADAAVGGSDTSRARHTSRGKLLPRDRVECLLDPGSPFLEIGQLVANGLYDDEVPGAGLIAGIGRVSGRQCMILCNDATVKGGTYFPLTVKKHLRAQEIAQENRLPCIYLVDSGGANLPHQAEVFPDRDHFGRIFFNQAQMSSLGIPQIACVMGSCTAGGAYVPAMSDETIIVRGQGTIFLAGPPLVKAATGEVISAEELGGADTHGRRSGVVDHVAENDEHALTIVRDIVSTLQPQAHTAVNLQQPRPPKFAPEELYGIVPSDVRAPYDVHEVIARLVDGSEFHEFKALYGTSLVCGFAHIWGIPVAILANNGVLFSESAQKGAHFIELACQRRIPLLFLQNISGFMVGGKYEAEGIAKHGAKLVTAVATATVPKITVLIGGSFGAGNYGMCGRAYSPRFLFTWPNSRISVMGGEQAASVLATVHRDADSWTPDQVEAFKAPVRQKYEDEGNPWYATARLWDDGIIDPAQTRDALGLAFAATLNAPIPERPAFGVFRM from the coding sequence GTGACCGCCCCCGTCCTGACTTCCGCCCTGTCCCCCGACAGCGAAACCTTCCGCGCGAACGCAGCGCACAATGAAGAGCTGGCCGGGCGCCTGCGGTGCATGGTGGCCGATGCTGCGGTTGGCGGCTCCGACACCTCCCGCGCCCGCCACACGTCGCGCGGCAAGCTCTTGCCCCGCGACCGCGTCGAATGCCTGCTCGACCCTGGCTCGCCGTTCCTCGAAATCGGCCAGCTCGTCGCCAACGGCCTCTACGACGATGAAGTCCCCGGCGCGGGGCTCATAGCCGGAATCGGCCGCGTCTCCGGCCGCCAGTGCATGATCCTGTGCAACGACGCGACCGTGAAGGGCGGCACCTATTTCCCGCTGACCGTGAAGAAACATCTGCGCGCGCAGGAAATCGCACAGGAAAACCGGCTCCCCTGCATCTACCTCGTCGACAGCGGCGGCGCGAACCTGCCGCACCAGGCGGAGGTCTTCCCCGACCGCGATCACTTCGGCCGCATCTTCTTCAACCAGGCGCAGATGTCGTCGCTCGGCATTCCGCAGATCGCCTGCGTCATGGGCAGCTGCACCGCGGGCGGCGCGTACGTGCCCGCCATGTCCGACGAGACGATCATCGTCCGCGGGCAGGGAACCATATTCCTCGCCGGCCCCCCGCTGGTGAAGGCGGCGACCGGCGAAGTCATCTCGGCCGAGGAACTCGGCGGCGCCGACACGCACGGCCGCCGCTCGGGCGTGGTCGATCACGTCGCCGAGAATGACGAGCACGCGCTGACGATCGTCCGCGACATCGTCTCGACGCTGCAACCGCAGGCGCACACCGCGGTGAACCTCCAGCAGCCCAGGCCGCCGAAGTTCGCCCCCGAAGAGCTGTACGGTATCGTCCCCAGCGACGTCCGCGCGCCCTACGACGTCCACGAAGTCATCGCGCGGCTGGTCGACGGCAGCGAGTTCCACGAGTTCAAGGCGCTCTACGGCACCAGCCTCGTCTGCGGTTTCGCGCATATCTGGGGCATCCCCGTCGCGATCCTCGCCAACAACGGCGTACTGTTCAGCGAAAGCGCTCAGAAAGGCGCGCACTTCATCGAACTCGCGTGCCAGCGCCGCATCCCGCTGCTGTTCCTCCAGAACATCTCCGGCTTCATGGTCGGCGGCAAATACGAGGCGGAAGGCATCGCCAAGCATGGCGCAAAGCTCGTCACCGCCGTCGCCACCGCGACTGTGCCGAAGATAACCGTCCTCATCGGCGGCAGCTTCGGCGCGGGCAATTACGGCATGTGCGGCCGCGCCTATTCCCCGCGCTTCCTGTTCACCTGGCCCAACAGCCGGATCAGCGTGATGGGCGGCGAGCAGGCGGCGTCGGTCCTCGCCACCGTCCACCGCGACGCCGACAGCTGGACGCCGGACCAGGTAGAAGCCTTCAAGGCCCCCGTCCGCCAGAAATACGAGGACGAGGGCAACCCGTGGTACGCCACCGCAAGGCTGTGGGACGACGGCATCATCGATCCCGCGCAGACCCGCGACGCGCTCGGCCTCGCTTTCGCCGCAACGCTCAACGCTCCCATCCCCGAACGCCCTGCGTTCGGCGTGTTCAGGATGTAA
- a CDS encoding sugar MFS transporter, which yields MAMPIQTQKPVDLGAAHAAGGAPSYRSALTLLASLFFMWGFITVINNTLLPHLRSVFDLSYTQTTLIESVWFIAYFFASIPSAKLIERVGYQRAMVFGLGLMAVGALMMVPAARLPSYGVTLVALFVIASGITLLQVAANPYVAVVGPPETASSRLNLVQAFNSAGATLAPLFGGYLILGRSTSGTAAAGSTAVLTQAERVADAQSVVLPYVIVAAVLVVLAIVIARFPLPAMGSATQRSAKADRKGQSLWSHRNLVFGIPAIFIYLIAEIGVANLFINFVSQPNIGNLTHEQASHYLFILWGGMMVGRLIGSVVMRTIPAERVLAFASIGACVVMLIATFTTGHVAMWALISVGLFHSIMFPTIFTLGIKGLGPLTEEGSGLLIMAIAGGALVIVQGWLADTYGLQNSFLLTAACELYVLFYAVWGSRTTNALPEQTAL from the coding sequence ATGGCGATGCCGATACAGACGCAAAAGCCCGTTGATCTTGGAGCGGCGCATGCTGCGGGAGGCGCGCCGAGCTACCGTTCCGCGCTGACGTTGCTGGCCAGCCTGTTTTTCATGTGGGGCTTCATCACGGTCATCAACAACACGCTTCTGCCGCACCTGCGCAGCGTGTTCGACCTGAGCTATACGCAGACGACGCTGATCGAGAGCGTCTGGTTCATCGCCTATTTCTTCGCGTCGATTCCTTCGGCCAAGCTCATCGAGAGGGTCGGCTATCAGCGCGCGATGGTGTTCGGGCTGGGCCTGATGGCGGTGGGGGCGCTGATGATGGTGCCCGCCGCGCGACTGCCGAGCTACGGCGTCACCTTGGTCGCGCTGTTCGTGATCGCCAGCGGCATTACGCTGCTGCAGGTCGCGGCAAACCCCTATGTGGCCGTCGTCGGTCCGCCTGAGACCGCGTCGTCGCGGCTGAACCTCGTGCAGGCGTTCAACTCGGCCGGTGCGACGCTGGCGCCGTTGTTCGGTGGCTATCTGATCCTGGGTCGTTCGACCTCGGGCACGGCGGCTGCCGGTTCGACCGCGGTGCTGACGCAGGCGGAGCGTGTTGCCGATGCGCAGTCGGTGGTGCTGCCCTATGTGATCGTCGCGGCTGTGCTGGTCGTGCTTGCGATCGTGATCGCGCGTTTCCCGCTGCCGGCGATGGGCTCGGCGACGCAGCGGTCGGCCAAGGCGGATCGCAAGGGGCAGTCGCTCTGGTCACACCGCAACCTCGTCTTCGGCATCCCGGCAATCTTCATTTATCTGATAGCCGAGATCGGCGTCGCCAATTTGTTCATCAATTTCGTCAGCCAGCCGAACATCGGCAACCTGACGCACGAACAGGCATCGCATTATCTGTTCATCCTGTGGGGCGGGATGATGGTCGGCCGCCTGATCGGCAGCGTCGTGATGCGCACGATCCCCGCCGAACGCGTCCTGGCGTTTGCGAGCATCGGCGCCTGTGTGGTCATGCTCATCGCTACCTTCACGACCGGCCACGTCGCGATGTGGGCATTGATCTCGGTCGGTCTGTTCCACTCAATCATGTTCCCGACGATCTTCACGTTAGGCATCAAGGGTCTCGGACCGTTGACCGAAGAGGGCTCCGGCCTCCTGATCATGGCGATCGCAGGCGGCGCGCTGGTCATCGTGCAGGGCTGGCTCGCAGATACCTACGGTTTGCAGAACTCGTTCCTGCTGACCGCGGCGTGCGAACTCTATGTCTTGTTCTACGCCGTTTGGGGGTCGCGTACGACTAATGCGCTCCCTGAGCAGACGGCGCTTTAA
- a CDS encoding aldose epimerase family protein, whose translation MRAITKSGIIVATLLAALSAQAANAAEAKRSPAGTLKDGTAIEAVTLTNAHGVSARILSYGATLQSLSGPDRSGKIADVMLGYDDLASYVDHPNFFGVTVGRFANRIAGGRFTLDGKAYQLPLNDKVNSLHGGGKGFDKVAWKIVSATNGPTATLVLGYRSPDGDSGYPGTLDITVTYTLDEAGNLGIAYDAKTDKPTIVNMTNHAIFDLGGEGSPMGAYGHRLTIPAKAITPVDGTLIPTGALLPVAGTVFDFRNGRIVGEGIRDGRDQQIRYGHGYDHNFALDKGLTAKPELAARLEDPASGRVLEVLTTEPGVQFYTGNFLDGTFIGKKGHMYRMGDGIALEPQKFPDAPNKPNFVSARVDPGKPYHHAMIYRLSVAR comes from the coding sequence ATGCGTGCAATCACAAAGTCGGGGATCATCGTGGCAACCTTGCTGGCAGCGCTTTCGGCGCAAGCAGCCAACGCGGCCGAGGCTAAGCGCTCGCCCGCCGGGACCCTGAAGGACGGCACCGCGATCGAGGCAGTGACGCTTACCAACGCGCACGGCGTCTCCGCACGCATCCTATCGTACGGCGCCACGCTGCAATCGCTGTCGGGTCCGGACCGGAGCGGCAAGATCGCCGACGTGATGCTCGGCTATGACGACCTCGCCTCCTATGTCGATCACCCCAATTTCTTCGGCGTCACGGTCGGCCGTTTCGCCAACCGCATCGCCGGTGGCCGCTTCACGCTCGACGGCAAGGCGTACCAGCTTCCGCTCAACGACAAGGTCAACTCGCTGCATGGCGGCGGAAAGGGCTTCGACAAGGTTGCCTGGAAGATCGTCTCGGCGACGAACGGCCCGACCGCGACGCTCGTGCTCGGCTATCGCAGCCCCGACGGTGATTCCGGCTATCCCGGCACGCTCGACATCACCGTCACCTACACGCTCGACGAAGCTGGCAATCTCGGCATCGCCTATGACGCGAAGACCGACAAGCCGACGATCGTCAACATGACCAACCATGCGATCTTCGATCTCGGCGGCGAAGGCTCGCCGATGGGCGCGTACGGCCACCGACTGACAATCCCCGCCAAGGCGATCACGCCGGTCGATGGCACGCTGATCCCGACCGGTGCCTTGCTACCCGTGGCTGGCACCGTGTTCGATTTCCGTAACGGCCGTATCGTCGGCGAAGGCATTCGCGATGGTCGCGACCAGCAGATCCGCTATGGCCATGGCTATGATCATAATTTCGCCCTCGACAAGGGGCTGACCGCCAAGCCCGAACTGGCGGCGCGGCTCGAGGATCCGGCATCGGGCCGCGTGCTCGAAGTGCTCACGACAGAGCCCGGCGTGCAATTCTACACCGGCAATTTCCTCGACGGCACGTTCATCGGCAAGAAGGGCCATATGTACCGGATGGGCGACGGTATCGCGCTGGAACCCCAGAAATTCCCGGATGCGCCCAACAAGCCCAACTTCGTCTCCGCACGGGTCGATCCGGGCAAGCCGTACCATCATGCGATGATCTACCGCCTTTCCGTCGCCCGCTGA